In Thermoanaerobaculia bacterium, the genomic stretch GCCCTCCGCCCATGCGGGGGACGTAGTTGAACTCATCGTGGACAGGACCCCCTTCTATGCGGAGTCGGGAGGACAGGTCGGTGACACGGGAACCCTCGCCGGCACGACCGGAAAGGGTGACATTCTTGATACTCAGAAACCGGTTCCCACCCACTGGGTTCATCGGGTCCGGCTCACCGAGGGTACGGTATCCGAAGGGGAAACCGTGACGATGAACGTCGATGATCACCGCAGGAAGAGCATCATGCGGCACCACACGGCCACGCATCTTCTCCATGCAGCGTTGCGGGAAGTTCTTGGATCGTCGGTAAAGCAGATGGGGTCCCTCGTGGATCCCGACCGCCTGCGTTTCGATTTTTCCTTCTCAAGAGGATTGACAAGAGAAGAAATGGAAACCATCGAGCGCCGCGTCGCCGAAGGAGTCCTCGCAGACGTTCCCGTTACCAAAGAGCTTCTCCCCCTTGAAGAAGCAAAGAAAATGGGGGCTCTGGCCTTTTTCGGAGAAAAGTACGGACAGGAGGTCCGAGTTGTTGCCGTACCGGGTCACTCGATGGAGTTTTGTGGAGGATGCCACGTGGAGCGTACGGGGGAGATCGGAGCCGTAAAGATCACGGATGAGAAGGCAATCGCAGCCGGTGTCCGAAGACTGGAAGCCGTGGCAGGAGTCCCGGCTCTTCATCGCTTCCAGGTCTGCACAACGCTGCTCGATGAGATCTCAGTCAGGCTTCCCGGTCCTCACAATGACCTTCCTCTGCGTGTAGAGGCGCTTCAGAGCACGATTCGTGAACTCGAACGGACGGTCCGGGAACTGAAAGAAAAGGCAGCCGCGGGATCCGACAGCGGCGAGGATCGGCGAACAATTCAGGGAGTGGACGTTCTGTTGAAGGCCGTTTCGGACTTTGATCCACCCACCCTTCGTTCCCTGGCAGACCGCATGAAACAGAAACTATCCTCGGGGATCGTGATCCTGGGGAACACATCGGGGGAAAAGGCAACCATTCTTGTGGCCGTGACCGATGACCTTGCGGGCAAAATCCCTGCATCGAGCGTAGCGCGTTCAGCCGGTACACGGTTGGGTGGTTCAGGAGGAGGCAAACCCCATCTTGCCCAGGCAGGAGGCCCTGCTCCCGGGGATATGAGACAGTTTCTGATCGAACTCTCCGGAGATATCGCTCCATAATAAAACGCCCCGCATTTCGCGGGGCATCGAATCACAACGATAAGGGACGAGGGATCAGACGGACTGAACTTCCTCAATCTCGGGAATGGCCGCCCGAAGGCGTTCTTCCACAAAATGGACCAGGGTGAGCGTACTCATAGGGCATCCCCCGCAGGCCCCGGAAAGCCGGACCTGGACAATCCCGTCCTTTGCTTCAACCAGATCGATCTCTCCCCCATCCATCCGGATACCCGGGCGAATTTCCCTTTCGAGCACTTCCTCGACTCGACTCCTGAAATCATCACTCATGGATAAACCTCCTGAATTCTTACAAACAGTCGAATCACATTAACAAAAAGATTGACAAATGGCAACCGCTTCGTATACAAATGATCCCATGTATGTCCCCACACAAATTTTTCTAACGAAAGGTGTCGGTAAGCACAAGGAAAAGCTTTCCAGCTTTGAGGCTGCCCTGCGCAATGCCGGCATCGCTGCGCAAAACATTGTTCAGGTATCCTCCATCTTCCCGCCAAAAGCCCGATTAATATCCAAGGTCAAAGGTCTGGCGCATTTGAAGAATGGAGCCATCACCCATGTGGTCATGTCCAGGAATTCGACCAACGAGCCGCACCGTCTTATCGCGGCATCGATTGGATTGGCCCTTCCCTCTGACCGCAGAACGTACGGATACCTCTCCGAGCATCACTCCTTCGGAGAAAAAGCCAACGTCGCAGGAGATTATGCGGAAGACCTTGCCGCTTCGATGCTGGCAACGATTCTTGGAGTCGAGTTTGATCCCGATATTTCATGGGATGAGAAAAAAGAAATCTGGCGCATTTCGGGAAAGATCTACAAGACGACGAACATCACCCAGACAGCGGTGGGAGATAAAAACGGGCTCTGGACGACGGTCGTTACTGCTGCGGTT encodes the following:
- a CDS encoding NifU family protein, giving the protein MSDDFRSRVEEVLEREIRPGIRMDGGEIDLVEAKDGIVQVRLSGACGGCPMSTLTLVHFVEERLRAAIPEIEEVQSV
- a CDS encoding arginine decarboxylase, pyruvoyl-dependent: MYVPTQIFLTKGVGKHKEKLSSFEAALRNAGIAAQNIVQVSSIFPPKARLISKVKGLAHLKNGAITHVVMSRNSTNEPHRLIAASIGLALPSDRRTYGYLSEHHSFGEKANVAGDYAEDLAASMLATILGVEFDPDISWDEKKEIWRISGKIYKTTNITQTAVGDKNGLWTTVVTAAVLLP